In Lolium rigidum isolate FL_2022 chromosome 3, APGP_CSIRO_Lrig_0.1, whole genome shotgun sequence, the genomic window atacaatggcgccggaaaatagcttagtagccgagatccggagtgtgagtgccttttacctttcctccccggcaacggcgccgtaaaagtgcttgatgtctacgttcccctcctttcctcgtagacactgttgggcctccaagtgcggaggtttgtagaacagcagcaagttttcccttaagtggatcacccaaggtttatcgaactcggggaggaagaggtcaaagatatccctctcatgcaaccccgcaaccacaaagcaagaagtctcttgtgtccccaacacacctaataggtgcactagttcggcgaagagatagtgaaatacaagtggtatgaatgatatatgagcagtagcaactggtgctgtaaaatagcttgtcggcgtgtagttgatggtggtagtattgcagcaaagtagtaacacaagaaacaagaaacaagcagtagtaactcagcaagtatttaggaacaaggcctagggattacactttcactagtggacactctcaacattgatcacataacagaatagataaatgcatactctacacttttgttggatgatgaacacattgcgtaggattacacgaaccctcaatgccggagttaacaagctccacaataatgctcatgtttaagtaaccttaagtgtaagatagatcaaaacgactaaaccaagtactagcatagcatgcacactcgtcaccttcatgcatatgtaggaggaatagatcacatcaatattatcatagcaatagttaacttcgcaatctacaagagatcatgatcatagcataaaccaagtactaacacggtgcacgcatcgtcacctttgcacacatgcaggaggaataaaactactttaataacacatcactagagtagcacatagataaattgtgatacaaacacattgcaatcatcaagagatataaataagcacttcactacgctcttcaacaagtgaataagtacttcgtgaaatatagcctaagagacccacacggtgcacacactcgtcacctttacacacgtgggacaaggagtctccggagatcacataagtaaaacccacttgactagcataatgacatctagattacaagcatcatcatatgaatctcaatcatgtaaggcagctcatgagattattgtattgaactacataggagagagatgaaccacatagctaccggtacagccccgagcctcgatggagaactactcctcctcatgggagcagcagcggtgatgaagatggcggtggagatggcagcggtgtcgatggagaagccttccgggcacttccccgctccggcaggtgccggaacagagactcccgtcccccgcatcttggcttcgcgatggtggcggctccggaacttttctcgtatcgtggctttctccgtaagggttCTCGATGcgtgggctttaaataggcgaagaggcggcgcaggagggtcgaaggggcgccgacaccatagggtggcgcggcccggcctcggccgcgccaccatgtcatccgggcccacagtggccccctccggcggctctcgggtgttccggatgcttccgggcaaaataggaacccgggcgttgatttcgtccaattccgagaatatttcgttactaggatttctgaaaccaaaaacagcagtaaaacgtgaaccggcacttcggcatcttgttaataggttagttccagaaaatgcgtaaatacgacatataatgtgtataaaacatgtagatatcatcaataaagtagcatggaacataagaaattatcgatacgtcggagacgtatcagagcgtcggtttgtttttgtttttgtttgaataaaatggatcctagcattcactttgtgggagagagacacgctccgctgttgcatatggacaaatatgtccttaggctttactcataatgttcaaggcgaagtttcttcttcgttaaattgttatatggttggaattggaaaatgctacatgtagtaattctaaaatgtcttggataatgtgatacttggcaattgttgtgctcatgtttaagctcttgcatcatatgctttgcacccattaatgaagaaatacatagagcttgctaaaatttgatttgcatatttggtctctctaaggtctagataatatctagtattgagttttgaacaacaaggaagacggtgtagagttttataatgtttacaatatgtcttttatgtgagttctgttgcaccgtttcatccttgagtttgcttcaaataaccttgctagcctaaaccttgtatcgagagggaatacttctcatgcatccaaaacccttgagccaactactacgccatttgtgtccaccatacctacctactacatggtatttctccgccattccaaagtaaattgcttgagtgctacctttaaaattccatcattcgcctttgcaatatatagctcatgggacaaaatagccttaaaaactattgtggtattgaatatgtacttatgcactttatctcttattaagttgcttgttgtgcgataaccatgcttctggggacgccatcaactattctttgttgaatatcatgtgacttgctatgcatgtccgtcttgtctgaaggatctatcaccttaatgattggagcatgcaaattgttagagaagaacattgggccgctaactaaagccatgaatcatggtggaagtttcagtttggacatatatcctcaatctcatatgagaataataattgttgctacatgcttatgcattaaagaggagtccattatctattgtccatgttgtcccggtatggatgtctaagttgagaataatcaaaagcgagaaatccaaaatgcgagctttctccttagacctttgtacaggcggcatggaggtacccctttgtgacacttggttgaaacatggcattgcgaagatccggtagtccaagctaagtaggacaaggtgcgggcactattagtatactatgcatgaggcttgcaacttgtaagatataatttacataactcatatgctttattactaccgccgacaaaattgtttcatgttttcaaaataaaagctctagcacaaatacaagcaatcgatgctttcctctttgaaggacctttcttttacttttattgttgagtcggcttacctatctccctccaccttaagaagcaaacacttgtgtgaactatgcattgattcctacatacttgcatattgcacttgttatattactttatgttgacactatccatgagatatacatgttataagttgaaagcaaccgctgatacttaatcttcctttgtgttgcttcaatacctttactttgatttattgctttatgagttaactcttatgcaagacttatttatgcttgtcttgaagtactattcatgaaaagtctttgctttacgattcatttgtttactcatgtcattaccattgttttgatcgctgcattcattacatatgtttacaaatagtatgatcaagattatgatggcatgtcacttcagaaattatctttgttatcgttttacctcgctcgggacgagcgtaactaagcttggggatgctgatacgtctccaacgtatcgataatttcttatgttccatgctacattattgatgatatctacatgttttatgcacattatatgtcgtatttacgcattttctcggaactaacctattaacaagatgccgaagagccgcttgtctgttttctcgctgtttttggtttcgaaatcctagtaacgaaatattctcggaattggacgaaatcaacgcccggggtcctatttttgcacgaagcttccgaagaccgaaggagagtcgaagtggggccacgaggtggccgcacaacagggcggcgcggcccaggccctggccgcgccggcctgtcatctgggcccctcgtgccgcctcttgacctgtccttccgcctacaaatagcctccgtcgcgaaacccccagtaccgagagccacgatacggaaaaccttccagagacgccgccgccgcgaatcccatctcgggggattcagggatcGCCTCcaagcacctcgccggagaggggattcatctcccggaggactcttcatcgccatgatcgcctccggagtgatgagtgagtagttcacccctggactatgggtccatagcagtagctagatggtcgtcttctccttatgtgcttcattgttggatcttgtgagctgcctaacatgatcaagatcatctatccgtaatactatatgttgtgtttgtcgggatccgatggatagagaatactatgttatggtgattatcaatctattacttatgtgttgtttatgatcttgcatgctctccgttattagtagaggctccggccaagtttttgctcttaactccaagagggagtatttatgctcgatagtgggttcatgccttcattgacacctgggacaagtgacggaaagttctaaggttgtgatgtgctcgttgccactagggataaaacattgattctatgtctaaggatgtagttgtcgattacattacgcaccatacttaacgcaattgtccgttgctttgcaacttaataccgaatggggttcggatgataacctcgaaggtggactttttaggcatagatgcagttggatggcggtctatgtactttgtcgtaatgcccggattaaatctcactatatttatcatatcatgtatatgcattgttatgccttttctatttgtcaattgcccgactgtaatttgttcacccaacatgcttttatcttatgggagagacacctctagtgaactgtggacctcggtcctattctttacatcgcatacaatctactgcaatacttgttttatcgtttttttgcaaacaatcatcttccacacaatacggttaatcctttgttacgagcaagccggtgagattgacaacctcaccgtttcgttggggcaaagtacttgggttgtgttgtgcgggttccacgttggcgccggaatcctcgttgttgtgccgcatcacatttcgccaccatcaaccttcaacgtgcttcttggctcctactggttcgattaaaccttggtttctttctgagggaaaacttgccgctgtgcgcatcataccttcctcttggggttcccaacggacgtgtacatctacgcgcatcatccTGCCtgtatgatcttgattatgagaatattggattacaatggggtgccgaagggttcggctgagatctcgtcgagaggctaagtgctgctgcaacctagctctagacttctggtggctaagattgctaagattgttcgtgtccctcggcagcccctctcctggcctttatataggaggccaggtctcaagaggtctaaccgagtacgactagatttacagtagttctatctctaaaccttccatgttcggctccttccttgtcttgtctgccaaggaatcttccgctgcgccatccaagtggcccatcttgtcatcgaataccttcatgggcctccagctagaccgtgtagggtagagcaatgtcggttacccgaagggtaatgcccacgtcacatgGTTTGGGAAGGACAGATGGGTTCGTGGTGCAGCTATCATAGACTTCACACGAGCAGTAGTTGCTTCGGTCAGTACCAGGAGGAAAAACTGGATCAGTGATGTGGGGGAGGGGCTGGGACAGGAAGGCTTGGAGCAGTGACTACACCATTTGTGTTCTTCTAAGTTCTTTTGCCATGGATGCTAACACTCTAGACAGTTTCAGCTGGCCATGGTCGCCCATTGGCTGCTATTCTACTCCGTCCACCTACATGATGTTGTGCATAGGAGGGCAAAGGTTTGAAGGGACTTCCTATGTGTGGCGTAGCGGAGCACCGCTCAAGTGCAAGATCTTCGTGTGGCTGGCCCTGCAGAGGAGATCGACGCGCAAGGCATGGTCTTCAGGACAACACCTCGGTCTGTTTCACATGTTTCCAGGACGAAGACACGGTGAACCATGTTCTGGCAGGATGTGTGTTCTCAAGACAGGTGTGGCACCAGTGCTTGCATAATCTGGGGCCTGTGGTGGACATCCCAACATCTAATGGCGAGTGGGACGAGTGGTGGCTGAGAACCAGAGTAAGAGTCAGAACGAATGAGAGGAGGGCCTTTGACACTCTGGTGATCTTGGTGAGTTGGAGACTGTGGAAGCAAATGAATGCCAGATTTTTTGACAATGTGAGAGGGCAGTTCTCCATCGAGGGTTTAGTAGAGCAAGTGTTGGCTGAGTGGGATCTTTAGACCAAGGCAGGATTGAGAGGGTGCAATGCTTTTGTGAGAGTAGTTCACTAGGGTGTCGTAGTGGgtgagtggggggggggggttgtgaCAACCGTTGGCTCAACGTGTTGTCTTTCTTGTAATACAACTTTCTGCCTTCTACAAAAATAAGGTACGCAATTGCGTGTTCTAAAAAAAGTTATGTTCCCTCCGTTCTTaaaaaagctgctcaactttTTCTAACACAAATGAGCTTTTTTTTTGGGGGTGAAGGAAGTAAAATAAATCAAATGATTCAATTCTCATTTTTGTGAGAACTTGTAATTTTCATTATTTAGAAGATATTAGTTTCACATTTTGGTATGCAGAATGTTATTGGTTAAACGTTTTGGGCCAGGCCGGGCTCACCGCAGCTTCCCGATGTCGAATTTCGCAAAGGCGGGCCCCAAACCCGGCCCAGTATGGCGCATGACCATCATGTCTGGCCAAAAAAACCATGTCAGGCGGGCAACGGTCACTCTCCGGGGTGGTCCGTTCCCATCAAAGCATCCCATGTTGCGCCATAAACCAACCCTATGCCAACTGGGCCCTACATGTCATGCAGCAGCAGTAGGTGACGGTTCACGCCTCCCCATTCCTAAACCCAACGCGTCCCCAACAACTCCACCCGCACGCTCCTCTTCCTCCCACCCCGTCGTTGTCATCGCCGGCCAGTTgggctcctcccgccgccgccgccgccgcctctttcTCCTGTTCACCCCGAGCCCCCTCAAGCTCTGAGCTTTAACATTGGATCTCCCCCCCACATGCCCAGAGCCAAGTAGATCCCCACCAGCGCGCGAATCCCGAGGCGGACCCCCCGGCCATGGCGTCCGTGGCGGAGCTCAAGGAGCGgcacgcggcggcgacggcctcggTGAACTCCCTGCGGGAGAGGCTCCGCCAGCGGCGGCAGACGCTCCTCGACACTGACGGTGAGGcaacccccctctctctcccccgcCCGGCCCGGCAGGGCGCTCTCGCGGGCTTGTGAATTTCTGGGAGCCGTTGCTGACTGCtttctgtgtgtgtgtgtttggcgGGCGTGCAGTGGAGAAGTACTCCAAGGCGCAGGGCCGGACGGCGGTGAGCTTCAACCAGACGGATCTGGTCTGCTGCCGCACGCTGCAGGGACACAGCGGAAAGGTTGGCCATTGGTTTGACTTTGGATTCTTGCCTCGAATTGCGGGGCACAGCTTTTGCGTCTTCTCTTTCACTGCGCGTTGTTACTTGGGAGTTAAATTTGGAAGTACTAGAGCCGAGTGAGGTCTCGCACTTGTTGCTCCAATTGTGGAAATTAATATTAGGTCGTGGTAGTGTAAGCAGTTCGAGGTTGATCACGGGGAGGAGGATTGGGTCACAGGGTCGACCTCTTAGAAATGTAAAAAAACTGAGATTGAGGTTTTACCCCTCTGGTTGTGTGCCTTGACATCGAGATGAAGCCCTGTGTGGAAAATGCTGGTGTTTTGGTCTAATTTTTCATGGATTTGTTATAAAATGGTGGTACGAATAATTTCAAATTTTCAATTTATAGCGGAAGAGAAAATGGCTTCATGCAATGGAGCAGAGAATGTTTTGACATCGGCCTTTTGGCGCCAATAGGGGAAAGAGAATTAGGGCAAATCTGGTCTTCATACCATACTTATGGCCTTATGGTGGTACTGAACTGAAAAGTGACAGCAACGCCATCGGGCCTAACTTAACATAGGATATTGTAGTCCAAGAAAATTGCTGTGTCATCTGCCAATATTAGTTTACCTATTTGGCATTGCAGCCCTAATCAGGTAATCATGCCCATGGATGAAATGTGTGATTAAGCTGGGTTGCTGTTTCGGTTATCATAATTTACCTGTTTTGGGTTTTGAAAAAAGTAAGTGAAGAATGAGTATTAGCAGTCTATCTGACTCTGTTCCTTACAATATTCCCACTCCTCAGTCAATGGATCAACCATGTTTTTAAGGCGTCCGCTTAGTGGTAGAGCGCCCCTGAGCGCTTTAGGATGCCTTACTGCCTTAAAAACCATGGGATCAAGACACGACAATCAGAGCTTCAGTACCAACACTACCCATCTGTGAGATgctcaccgccaccaccacgacTAGATTGTAGTTAAAAAGGGCATGATGCGAGCATTGTAAAATTCTACCTAAGGCTTTAGGCCCTGCGGTGAGTGAATTgcaggccatgcatgcatgcaagctGCAAGCTGTCACTTGCTGTCCTACTTAGAATTCGCAACTTGCAATCACCATAGCTCAAGGTTGAGGCCTGTTGTGGAAAGGGTGAAGAGGATGTCTTGACTTCACAGCTCCTGCTTTTTGGCGCCAATAGCAAAAAGAGAATTAGGGCAAACTGTCTTCTCACCATATCCATGGCGATACTGAACCGAAAAGATGACAGCAATGCCTTTGAGCATAATTTCGGTTGTGTAGGATGTTATACTCTGTATTCCAAGTAATTAGAAGGTTATCTACCAAAATATTAATGTCCGGGCTGCTCTTGCAAAATTTCCTATAAATTATGGATACTTTGAACTATTTAGGTGTGTCTTGATTTTTGGTTTACTGATTTGGCGTTGCATTCTTAAACAGGTAATTAGATGCACATGGATAGAATGTGTGGTTAGGTTGAATTGGTTATAGTTTAcctgttttgaatttttttaatccAAGTGAGGAATGGATATTAGCAGTTTATTTGAATCTGTTGTTTCTGCCCTTCCATCCCTCAGTCGTCAAGTGAACAGTCAACGCTAGAATAAAAGATTCAGTATCAACACTAACAATCTATGAGATGCTCACCGCCACAACCAGATTGCAATTAAGCAAGACCAATGATCATGCTAGCATTGTAATAATTATACTTAAGGCTGGCTGTAGAACCCACATTGAGTGGATTGCTGTCCATGTAAGTATACATGCAAGCTGCAATCCATCATTTGCTGCCCCGCAGAAATTTCCACAGCTCAAGGTTGAGTCCTCTCCCTCAACCCGTTTGACCAGATTTAAACATCCCTAATCCCACTCCATAGTAGCATATTTCCTTGGAAATGCTTTCTCTTTGCTATAAACTACTATTGCTATGTTATTTTGTTCTTTTTAAATCACTCTTTTCATACATGGGCATGGTATTGTTTCAAAACTAACTGAAATACAAAACATGTCGTCTTGAAAAACGTAAGGTTCGAGAAGGCAGTATGCTGCTGGTCACCAACATTTTAGAACattgcaatgaacatgaataATCATGATGCTAAGAATTTGGATCAGTTCGTCCTTTCAACTATCATGCCAGTTTTATGCTTCGTGAATCTGGTTTGGTTGTTGACTAATTTAGAGATCTTTCTAGGTTAGTATTCGTGAAGTTGCTTATGTTGAATGGTTTCACGATTTTATAACTATTACTAACTCTGGCTCTGTGCAGGTATATTCTCTGGATTGGACTCCTGAAAAGAACTGGATAGTCAGTGCCTCACAAGATGGAAGACTAATTGTATGGAATGCTTTAACAAGTCAGAAAACACATGCCATAAAGCTACACTGTCCATGGGTGATGACATGTGCTTTTGCACCCAATGGTCAATCTGTTGCCTGTGGTGGTCTTGATAGTGCATGCTCTATATTTAATCTTAACTCACAAGTGGACAGGGATGGGAACATGCCAGTATCAAGAGTACTTACTGGACACAAAGGCTATGTTTCGTCTTGTCAGTATGTCCCAGATCAGGAAACCCGCATGATTACAGGCTCAGGTGACCAAACGTGTGTCCTGTGGGATGTTACTACTGGCCAAAGGATATCCATTTTTGGGGGTGAATTTCCATCAGGCCATACAGCTGATGTGTTGAGGTAATTGTCTTTTTCCCTTGAGTTTGTCTCTTCCATTATGGCCAAAAGCAATGCCGATCCTATTAAAATTTTGTTGATTATGTAGAGTTAAACAAGATTCCGTGGGCATCAACCTTTAGTTCTGACTAGGAAGTATTTGCAAAGAAATAATATGTTTCAATGGGGGTTGTGAGTTTACTTTAAGAGCTGACTGTGATTAATAGTATTAACAAACTAATGATCAGTATGCAATGTCGTTGCTTGGCTGTACAGGCAGTGTGTTGTATGTGAGGCTTTTCCCTTAACCGTTGGTCATATAAATCATCAATGGTCTGACTACTAATCAGCAGCTCATGTGGATGAACCAATGCAATGATATCGTTGTAATGGTGGGCATGTTGTTTGAAGCTTTAAATATACTTCAGCCCGTGCACAGTTTGGTTTGAAACTGGTCAAACCACCAAACCACACCGCACCGCACCAGTCCAGTGGTTTTTGCCGGGTTCGCCAGTTTAGAGTTTCAAACCGAGATTAATAATCCTAAAACTGGGTTGAGACGGTCCGGCTGACGGTTTGTCCAGTTTCAACCCGTCCTCACACAGAGTTGGGATCCTATGCCGGTGAACGAGCAGCTGAGACGGTCGCGCTCGCCATCTTGGGTTGATCAGGAGGAGCTTTGGGAAGAACAACCCTTCATCACTGGCTCACTGCGCAGTGAGGGCCTCCTGGAGGAGGAGAGCGGCCGGTGGACGCCACGGCCGAGCGCGCGAGCGGCGCTGGTCCGGGCCGGCGGACGCCACGGCCGAGGACGCGGGCGCACGTACGGCGCTGGTCATGCCGGCGGACGCCACGCCCGAGGACGAGGCGCACGTACGGTGCTGGTCAAGCCGGCGGACGCCAGTCACCACGGCCGAGGGCGTGGGTGGCCCTGGAGCTGCAGTGCACGTACGGCGTTGATCCGGTCCGGCGGACGCCATGGCCAAGCGTGCGGGCAACGCTGGAGCTGCTGTTCAGGTACAGCGTTGGTCCGGCCAGCGGACGCCTCGCCGGAGCGCGCGGGCGGGGCTGGAGCTGCAGTGCACATACGGCGCTGAGCCGGTCCAGCGGGCACCACGGCCAAGCGCACGGGCGACGCTGGAGCTGCTGGTCCGGGCCGGCGGACGCCACGGCAGAGCGCGCACGGTGGTGCTAGAGCTGCTGAGCATGTATGGCGCATGCGCCATGCCCCATCGTCAAGGTGAACAAAGCGTCAAGCTGGACAGAGTACATCGAAGCAAATTAAGGCGGCCACGGCAGTCGTCCCTCCGGTGAGAATCCGCATGGCTTAATGGAGAGGCGAGCAAATGAAAACGGTGTTAAACCGTTCACACCATGTAACCAGCCCAAACCGCACCGCTATATAATCTCGCACGTAAACGGTTTAAACCAGATCAATCCAGTCAGAACCGTGGCTAGCGGGTTGGTTTGAGGAAACTGTGCAAACCGTGCTAAACCGTGAATGCACAGGCTTAAATATACTGCTGAAAGTGCTGGTCTAGTTTGATCTTTATGTTGAAAAGTTTCCATTACTTTATGTGTGCGCTTGTTTGAGTTTCAAGTGACCTGATCTACTTTTTCAccctttcagtctgtccatcaacTCGTTAAACACAAATATGTTTGTCTCGGGTTCATGTGATACAACTGTAAGGCTATGGGATCTCAGAATTGCAAGCCGGGCAGTTCGAACATATCATGGACACGAGGGTGACATTAACAGTGTTAAGTTTTTCCCTGATGGTCAAAGGTTTGGTACTGGTTCAGATGATGGTACCTGCAGATTATTTGACATGAGAACAGGGCATCAACTTCAAGTGTACAGTCGGGAGCCAGATAGAAATGATAATGAACTCCCTACAGTTACATCTATCGCATTCTCCATATCAGGAAGACTTCTCTTTGCTGGTTACTCTAATGGTGACTGTTATGTGTGGGACACACTTCTTGCTGAGGTATGCATTTCTACCCATTTTCCATGAATTTAATTACAGCTTAGATAATGGGAAGAAAATCAGAAATGAAAAAAATTACTGCTCAAGTTTTACAGTGAAACCACAGTTGAGTTTCATTTCAGTGAAAAGGATACATAGTTTTACTATGGTACAGATTATTCAACATATAAAAGTCAGATCAAAGTTAAGAAATTACAAGACTGGTCAGTGCCACTACTAATTCGATCTTTAAACCACATAAATTTTAACTTGGATGCAGTACACACATAAAGTGTTGTTTGCATTTGGCTACCTTCTGCTTGAGTAATATGTGTCCC contains:
- the LOC124703874 gene encoding guanine nucleotide-binding protein subunit beta, which produces MASVAELKERHAAATASVNSLRERLRQRRQTLLDTDVEKYSKAQGRTAVSFNQTDLVCCRTLQGHSGKVYSLDWTPEKNWIVSASQDGRLIVWNALTSQKTHAIKLHCPWVMTCAFAPNGQSVACGGLDSACSIFNLNSQVDRDGNMPVSRVLTGHKGYVSSCQYVPDQETRMITGSGDQTCVLWDVTTGQRISIFGGEFPSGHTADVLSLSINSLNTNMFVSGSCDTTVRLWDLRIASRAVRTYHGHEGDINSVKFFPDGQRFGTGSDDGTCRLFDMRTGHQLQVYSREPDRNDNELPTVTSIAFSISGRLLFAGYSNGDCYVWDTLLAEVVLNLGTLQNSHEGRISCLGLSSDGSALCTGSWDKNLKIWAFSGHRKIV